The Hemiscyllium ocellatum isolate sHemOce1 chromosome 1, sHemOce1.pat.X.cur, whole genome shotgun sequence DNA window GTGAAAAAGTCTTCTGGATCCTTTTTTCCTGCCTCATAACCATTCTTGGATTTTTTGGGTCTGCAGTACCTCGCCAGGACCACGACCAGGATGATTAAAATCACTGTCATGACACCAGCAACCACCCCAATAACAATGCTCAGTCGTTGCTTGCTCATCTCATAGTTTGGATCACCTGCAATATCTTGCTTCAAGGAAGTGCGGAGACTTCGGGCTATCTGTGCTTCCACTACCGTAGCGTTTGAAACACTCTCGTTCACGAACACATGGACCATCGCGGTGGTGTACTGTGAGGGCTGCCCGCTGTCATTAACCTGCACTATCAGCCGGTGCAGCCCATAGTGCTTCTGAGTGAGCTTTCCCACCAGGGAGATCACACCGCTGGCCGGGTCGATCTCGAAAAGTTTGAAGGGGTTCCCCCCCACGATGCTGTAGTTGAGGTCAGCGTTGATGCCAGTGTCTCGGTCGGTCGCCAGGACGGTGGCCACCACCGTGCGCAGGTTGCTGGAGGGCGGGAGCACGGTGTACGAGGCGTTCTTCGGGAAGGTGACGGTCGGCGCGTTGTCGTTCTCGTCCATGACATAGAGCGACACCATGGCGGTCGACGACCTGGGGGGCTCCCCGCCGTCCACCGCTTTCACCTTGAAGGAGTAGCTGGTCTGCTGCTCCCGGTTGAAGGACACGGTGGAGTAGATGGTGCCGGTGTCGTTGTCGATCGAGAAGATGCCGCCGTCCTCCTGGACCCGCAGCGTGAGCTCGGCGTTGCTGCCCTGGTCGGCGTCCATGACGGTCACCATGCCGACCGGGCTGTGCGGGGGCAGGTTCTCCTTCACGTAGAAGGTGAAGACGTCCTGCATGAAGCGCGGCTCGTTGTCGTTGGTGTCGGTGACCcgcagcagcacggtggcactgccCTGCAGGCTGGGGCTGCCCTTGTCCCGGGCCAGCACCACGAACTCGTAGCGCTCCGTCTGCTCCCGGTCCAGCACCGCGTTGGCCACGATGTCCCCCTTCAGCGGGTCGATGGAGAACAGGCCCCCCGCGCCCCCGGCTCCCCCCGGGGACGGCTCCAGCGAGTAGGCCACCTCGGCGTTCTTGCCGTCGTCGGCGTCCGAGGCGCGCACCGAGGCCACGGCCTCCCCGGGCCGGTTGTTCTCCGCCACCGAGACCCGCACCAGCGGCTGCGGGAAGACGGGCGGGTTGTCGTTGACGTCGGTGACCCGGACCAGCAGCGAGTTGTTGCCGGACAGGCTCGGGCTGCCCGAGTCCACCGCCACGATCGCCACCGTGTACTGGCGGGCCGCCTCGTAGTCCAGGGGCGCCGAGGTGTGCAGGAAGTACTTGCGGGCCCGCTGCTCGCCGTCGGccgcctccccacctcctcctccaccgccgcCGCCATCACCGCCCCCACCGCCGCCGCCGCCGGCCGGCCTCAGCTGGAAGGGCACGTCGCCCACCACGGTGCAGGTGACCGCGCCGTTCTCGCCCTGGTCCCGGTCGGAGACCTGCACCAGCGCCACCGGGGTGTCGACCAGCACGTCCTCGGCCACCTGCGCCACGCCGTCCCGCAGCACGATGCGGCCGATCTTGCGGATGTCGACGCGCGGCGCGTTGTCGTTCTGGTCGCGGACCCGGAGCGAGACGGTGGCGCGGTCGGTGCGCGCGGGCTGCCCGCGGTCCCGGGCGGTCACCGTGAAGCGCAGCTGGCTCAGCTCCTCGCGGTCGGGCCGGTGCAGCACCGTCAGGCGGCCGGTGGCCTCGTCCAGCCGCAGCAGGCGCCGCACCGCCTCGGTGGCCGCGCCGAAGCCGTACTCGATCTGGCCGTTGACGCCCGCGTCCAGGTCGGAGGCGCGCAGCTGCAGCACCGGGGTGCCGGGCGGGCTGTTCTCCGCCAGCTCGGCCTCGTACAGGCCGCGCTCGAAGCGCGGGCTGTTGTCGTTCACGTCCGAGATGAGCACCCGCAGCAGGGCGGACGAGGAGCGCGGCGGGTCGCCGCCGTCCCTCACCCTCAGGCTCAGCTCGTACGAGTCCCGCCGCTCCCGGTCCAGGGCGCCCTTGACGATCAGCTGCGGCTGCTTGTCGCCGTCCGGGGTGTCGGCGACCTGCAGCTCGAAGACGCTgctgccgccgccgccgccgccgcggGCCTCGGGGCTGCCGCTGGTGCCCCCCGCTCTCCGGCCCGCCTCCCCCCCGGGCCCGGAGCTCTCGTCGGGCACCAGCAGCTCGTACCTCTCGATGCCGTTGGTGCCGAAGTCGCGGTCGGTGGCGGTGGGCAGCAGGTAGAGGGTGCCCACCGGCCGGTTCTCCTCCACGGTCAGGGTGAGCACCGGCGACGGGAAGCTCGGCGTGTTGTCGTTGATGTCCTGCACCACCACGCGGCCGTCGTACAGGTCCACCCAGCTCTGGGCCGGCCCGATCACCGACACCTCGAAGTCGATGAAGCACTCGTTCTCGTCGAAGATCATCTGGCACTGCGGCAGCTTCTCGCGGTCGGTGCGGCGCCCGGTGGTGCTCAGCTCGCCGGTGATGTTGTCGATCTTGAAGTACTCGGAGCCCGACTCCAGGCTGAAAGTCACCTCGCCCGAGCCCGCCACGATGCCCAGGTCGCTGGCCACGTTACCGATCCGCACGTCGGCCGGACCTTCCTCGGTGATCCGGTACCGGAGAGCCTGCTTGGCGCTCGCCAGCACCGCGGCGGTCCGCACGAACAGCAGCAGCGGGAAGCAGaaagtcatctctctctctctctctctttttccctctcgttatttttcttcttctctccctcggccaaaggtgtgtgtgtgtgtgtggggggggggggttggaatcTCTCCCGACTTTGGAGGGCTGACAGCTGTCCGTCCGTCTCCAAATACTCACTGAAGTAGCGGGGCTAACCTCGCACACATCGCTTCAGTTCCCTGGCTCCCTTCTCCTTCTGCCttgccccccaccctccccccgctGGAACATCCTTCGGAGACGGGGCTCAACTCTTGCTCTCGGTCGGGAGATCGCCGGCTTCGCAGCCACAGCCCAAACGAAGGTGAAGAAACAGCGCTGAGTCAAATTGATCACCTGAATCCGCTAGTGCTTTCGGACGTGCTTCTGGAGTCACGTTGTTCCAAGTTTGCCCTGCAATCCGCAGTTAGTGCTTCTTTACCTGCATGCTGCTGCTAGCtggactctgtgtgtgtgtgtgtgtgtgtgtgctgcaaCCGGACTACCCCAACCTCACTATTGCAGCcttttccttcacactctcccctGTCCTTTTCTTCCCCTTCTAAATCTCCCCCCTTTTCTCTCTCCGACCGTCCGAATTGACTCCAGGCGCTGCTGTTCCTCTGCAGAGCAGCGGAAGACAAAAGGTCTGGAAGCCGTCAGAAAGttgatatggggggggggggggggcggggggcgctTGTTAAATGATTGCGAACGCGATCCGCTTCCTCGCGTTCGACGAGCAGAGTCCCGCAGAATAAAGGTTGCCGGTAATGACTTTCGTATTGA harbors:
- the pcdh7b gene encoding protocadherin-7b isoform X1: MTFCFPLLLFVRTAAVLASAKQALRYRITEEGPADVRIGNVASDLGIVAGSGEVTFSLESGSEYFKIDNITGELSTTGRRTDREKLPQCQMIFDENECFIDFEVSVIGPAQSWVDLYDGRVVVQDINDNTPSFPSPVLTLTVEENRPVGTLYLLPTATDRDFGTNGIERYELLVPDESSGPGGEAGRRAGGTSGSPEARGGGGGGSSVFELQVADTPDGDKQPQLIVKGALDRERRDSYELSLRVRDGGDPPRSSSALLRVLISDVNDNSPRFERGLYEAELAENSPPGTPVLQLRASDLDAGVNGQIEYGFGAATEAVRRLLRLDEATGRLTVLHRPDREELSQLRFTVTARDRGQPARTDRATVSLRVRDQNDNAPRVDIRKIGRIVLRDGVAQVAEDVLVDTPVALVQVSDRDQGENGAVTCTVVGDVPFQLRPAGGGGGGGGDGGGGGGGGGEAADGEQRARKYFLHTSAPLDYEAARQYTVAIVAVDSGSPSLSGNNSLLVRVTDVNDNPPVFPQPLVRVSVAENNRPGEAVASVRASDADDGKNAEVAYSLEPSPGGAGGAGGLFSIDPLKGDIVANAVLDREQTERYEFVVLARDKGSPSLQGSATVLLRVTDTNDNEPRFMQDVFTFYVKENLPPHSPVGMVTVMDADQGSNAELTLRVQEDGGIFSIDNDTGTIYSTVSFNREQQTSYSFKVKAVDGGEPPRSSTAMVSLYVMDENDNAPTVTFPKNASYTVLPPSSNLRTVVATVLATDRDTGINADLNYSIVGGNPFKLFEIDPASGVISLVGKLTQKHYGLHRLIVQVNDSGQPSQYTTAMVHVFVNESVSNATVVEAQIARSLRTSLKQDIAGDPNYEMSKQRLSIVIGVVAGVMTVILIILVVVLARYCRPKKSKNGYEAGKKDPEDFFTPQQHDKSKKPKKDKKNKKSKQPLYSSIVTVEASKPNGQRYDSVNEKLTESPGMGRYRSMNGGPGSPDLGRHYKSSSPLPTVQLHPQSPTAGKKHQAVQELPPANTFVGTGDNISIESDHCSEYSCQINNKYSKQPFRRVTFSVVSQPQDPHQGSLQSCYDSGLEESETPSSKSSSGPRLGSLPLPEDNYERTTPDGSVGEAEHMENDSRPLPDVALTGKCTRECDEFGHSDSCWMPVRTSPERRKKNPPKLSTFMPVADRGSQEKLANGAPQIIGDRNRNLLNKRLTSSYENFNTATYAKNEEANPEDIPLTQTADFKPSSVSQLTRREVYL
- the pcdh7b gene encoding protocadherin-7b isoform X2; protein product: MTFCFPLLLFVRTAAVLASAKQALRYRITEEGPADVRIGNVASDLGIVAGSGEVTFSLESGSEYFKIDNITGELSTTGRRTDREKLPQCQMIFDENECFIDFEVSVIGPAQSWVDLYDGRVVVQDINDNTPSFPSPVLTLTVEENRPVGTLYLLPTATDRDFGTNGIERYELLVPDESSGPGGEAGRRAGGTSGSPEARGGGGGGSSVFELQVADTPDGDKQPQLIVKGALDRERRDSYELSLRVRDGGDPPRSSSALLRVLISDVNDNSPRFERGLYEAELAENSPPGTPVLQLRASDLDAGVNGQIEYGFGAATEAVRRLLRLDEATGRLTVLHRPDREELSQLRFTVTARDRGQPARTDRATVSLRVRDQNDNAPRVDIRKIGRIVLRDGVAQVAEDVLVDTPVALVQVSDRDQGENGAVTCTVVGDVPFQLRPAGGGGGGGGDGGGGGGGGGEAADGEQRARKYFLHTSAPLDYEAARQYTVAIVAVDSGSPSLSGNNSLLVRVTDVNDNPPVFPQPLVRVSVAENNRPGEAVASVRASDADDGKNAEVAYSLEPSPGGAGGAGGLFSIDPLKGDIVANAVLDREQTERYEFVVLARDKGSPSLQGSATVLLRVTDTNDNEPRFMQDVFTFYVKENLPPHSPVGMVTVMDADQGSNAELTLRVQEDGGIFSIDNDTGTIYSTVSFNREQQTSYSFKVKAVDGGEPPRSSTAMVSLYVMDENDNAPTVTFPKNASYTVLPPSSNLRTVVATVLATDRDTGINADLNYSIVGGNPFKLFEIDPASGVISLVGKLTQKHYGLHRLIVQVNDSGQPSQYTTAMVHVFVNESVSNATVVEAQIARSLRTSLKQDIAGDPNYEMSKQRLSIVIGVVAGVMTVILIILVVVLARYCRPKKSKNGYEAGKKDPEDFFTPQQHDKSKKPKKDKKNKKSKQPLYSSIVTVEASKPNGQRYDSVNEKLTESPGMGRYRSMNGGPGSPDLGRHYKSSSPLPTVQLHPQSPTAGKKHQAVQELPPANTFVGTGDNISIESDHCSEYSCQINNKYSKQPFRRVTFSVVSQPQDPHQGSLQSCYDSGLEESETPSSKSSSGPRLGSLPLPEDNYERTTPDGSVGEAEHMENGGRKSPRCR
- the pcdh7b gene encoding protocadherin-7b isoform X3, with the translated sequence MTFCFPLLLFVRTAAVLASAKQALRYRITEEGPADVRIGNVASDLGIVAGSGEVTFSLESGSEYFKIDNITGELSTTGRRTDREKLPQCQMIFDENECFIDFEVSVIGPAQSWVDLYDGRVVVQDINDNTPSFPSPVLTLTVEENRPVGTLYLLPTATDRDFGTNGIERYELLVPDESSGPGGEAGRRAGGTSGSPEARGGGGGGSSVFELQVADTPDGDKQPQLIVKGALDRERRDSYELSLRVRDGGDPPRSSSALLRVLISDVNDNSPRFERGLYEAELAENSPPGTPVLQLRASDLDAGVNGQIEYGFGAATEAVRRLLRLDEATGRLTVLHRPDREELSQLRFTVTARDRGQPARTDRATVSLRVRDQNDNAPRVDIRKIGRIVLRDGVAQVAEDVLVDTPVALVQVSDRDQGENGAVTCTVVGDVPFQLRPAGGGGGGGGDGGGGGGGGGEAADGEQRARKYFLHTSAPLDYEAARQYTVAIVAVDSGSPSLSGNNSLLVRVTDVNDNPPVFPQPLVRVSVAENNRPGEAVASVRASDADDGKNAEVAYSLEPSPGGAGGAGGLFSIDPLKGDIVANAVLDREQTERYEFVVLARDKGSPSLQGSATVLLRVTDTNDNEPRFMQDVFTFYVKENLPPHSPVGMVTVMDADQGSNAELTLRVQEDGGIFSIDNDTGTIYSTVSFNREQQTSYSFKVKAVDGGEPPRSSTAMVSLYVMDENDNAPTVTFPKNASYTVLPPSSNLRTVVATVLATDRDTGINADLNYSIVGGNPFKLFEIDPASGVISLVGKLTQKHYGLHRLIVQVNDSGQPSQYTTAMVHVFVNESVSNATVVEAQIARSLRTSLKQDIAGDPNYEMSKQRLSIVIGVVAGVMTVILIILVVVLARYCRPKKSKNGYEAGKKDPEDFFTPQQHDKSKKPKKDKKNKKSKQPLYSSIVTVEASKPNGQRYDSVNEKLTESPGMGRYRSMNGGPGSPDLGRHYKSSSPLPTVQLHPQSPTAGKKHQAVQELPPANTFVGTGDNISIESDHCSEYSCQINNKYSKQMSHLHPDVLHLSMRL